One region of Azoarcus sp. CIB genomic DNA includes:
- a CDS encoding ABC transporter substrate binding protein, whose amino-acid sequence MQQFDHRLLRALLLALTILAVCCGSAFAGPRVVVVTAERSGAHEETLVALRNALAPDVPDGDLAVVGLRDLERGVLADARIVVTIGTQAAKAVGIRTPAAPVLHTLIPREAFDLIQYGAHAERYSAIFLDQPVHRQIALLNIALPHKPNVALLASPASDELARRLASVAREQQLRAIVEKISTADEIYPALERLLAEPAVLLALPDSTLFNSYTIQNVLLTSYRHRAPLIGFSPAYVRAGALLALYSTPAQIARQAADAVRQVLAGGGLPPPQAPREFEIATNPNVARSLAIELESAERITARLRQREGRAEVRP is encoded by the coding sequence ATGCAGCAGTTCGACCATCGCCTTCTGCGCGCCTTGTTGCTGGCGCTTACCATCCTTGCGGTCTGTTGCGGGAGCGCATTCGCCGGCCCGCGCGTCGTGGTGGTCACTGCCGAACGCAGCGGCGCCCACGAGGAAACCCTCGTCGCACTGCGCAATGCGCTCGCTCCGGACGTCCCCGATGGCGACTTGGCGGTGGTCGGCCTGCGCGACCTCGAACGCGGGGTGCTGGCCGATGCGCGCATCGTCGTCACGATAGGCACGCAGGCGGCCAAGGCCGTCGGCATCCGCACGCCCGCAGCGCCCGTGCTGCACACGCTGATTCCCCGCGAAGCATTCGACCTCATCCAATACGGGGCGCATGCCGAACGATATTCGGCGATCTTCCTCGACCAACCCGTGCACCGGCAGATCGCGCTGCTGAACATCGCCCTTCCGCACAAGCCCAACGTGGCCCTGCTCGCAAGCCCGGCCTCGGACGAGCTGGCGCGCCGGCTGGCATCGGTCGCGCGGGAGCAGCAGCTGCGGGCGATCGTCGAGAAGATTTCCACCGCGGACGAGATCTACCCCGCGCTGGAGCGCCTGCTGGCCGAACCCGCAGTCCTGCTGGCGCTGCCCGACAGCACGCTGTTCAACAGCTACACGATCCAGAACGTGCTGCTGACGAGCTACCGCCACCGCGCGCCGCTGATCGGATTTTCGCCCGCCTATGTACGGGCGGGAGCACTGCTGGCGCTGTATTCGACCCCGGCGCAGATCGCCCGCCAGGCCGCCGATGCGGTGCGTCAGGTGCTCGCGGGGGGAGGCTTGCCCCCGCCGCAGGCGCCGCGCGAGTTCGAGATCGCAACGAACCCCAATGTCGCACGCTCGCTGGCGATCGAACTGGAATCGGCGGAGCGTATCACCGCCCGCCTGCGCCAGCGTGAGGGACGCGCGGAGGTGAGGCCGTGA
- a CDS encoding response regulator transcription factor — MTRILIVEDHALVREAMAQTLARLEAGVECVEAKGSEDALAKLEANPDWDLAVIDLMLPDLNGFSLLGVLAKRFPDVPTIVVSALDDPASIRRAMKGGASGFVSKADSGDTLREAVRCVLDGGVYAPDIANDPAAKRSGAPVSERFGLTAGQTRVLELLAQGKTNREIADLLGLSEGTVKVHMSAIFRALNVSSRAQALIVIARHGSRL; from the coding sequence GTGACCCGGATTCTCATCGTCGAAGACCATGCCCTTGTTCGTGAAGCCATGGCGCAGACCCTTGCGCGCCTCGAGGCGGGCGTCGAGTGTGTAGAGGCAAAGGGTTCCGAGGACGCGCTGGCCAAACTCGAGGCCAACCCCGACTGGGATCTGGCCGTGATCGACCTGATGTTGCCGGACCTGAACGGCTTCTCGCTGCTGGGCGTGCTCGCGAAGCGCTTTCCGGACGTCCCCACGATCGTCGTCTCCGCCCTCGACGACCCCGCGTCGATCCGGCGTGCGATGAAGGGCGGCGCGTCGGGTTTCGTGTCCAAGGCGGATTCGGGCGACACGCTGCGCGAAGCGGTGCGGTGCGTGCTCGATGGCGGCGTGTATGCGCCCGACATTGCCAATGACCCGGCTGCCAAGCGCTCCGGCGCGCCCGTGAGCGAACGCTTCGGCCTGACCGCCGGCCAGACCCGCGTACTGGAACTCCTCGCCCAGGGGAAAACCAATCGCGAGATCGCCGACCTGCTCGGTCTTTCCGAAGGCACCGTCAAGGTGCACATGTCGGCGATCTTCCGCGCGCTCAATGTCAGCAGCCGCGCCCAGGCGCTGATCGTCATCGCCCGCCACGGCTCGCGGCTCTGA
- a CDS encoding ATP-binding protein, with protein MIDTWGVRARVMLVAVLPMLVLAIVLTAFYTRSRVADHEEAYRARGQAFARQLAAASEYALFSGNRDTLHRLATTMLAEDDVTGVLIVDRGGEVLARSGYLDESLPVLSQLTPSRRLLDTPKTLRIIEPVLPSTVDLDDDLSGHSPGTALAAAPPPMLGAVVVDMSRARLDDRQRELLLTGSVAIVLVLVGSMMLANYMSRGVTGPIRQVAVTVERIGRGQFSARVPPVGGGTLRTLTDGVNQMAAQLASAHDDMSRQIADATAELRESKDEAERATLSKSRFLAAASHDLRQPMHALGLFIAELSQHEHAADAHRLVERIAASAAAMENLLDSLLDISRLDANVVQPNVRAFPLQPLLDRIAADERPGADARDLELKARPTDAWISSDPVLFERILSNLVSNAVRYTRRGRVLVACRRRGDRLRIEVRDNGVGIPAESHEAIFQEFVQLHNPERSRDKGLGLGLPIVRRLTELLGHHLTLRSSPGRGSVFAIEAPLAQPEATPVGSEAGRMPGDLGGLHVALVDDDPLARGSMQSLLTSWGCKVAAAGDAESLVDQLNREGAIPELIISDFRLDGSCNGIEVIRSLRAWQGADIPAVLVTGDTGPDTLRQAQEEGLPLLHKPVRPARLRALLNRLPGSRD; from the coding sequence GTGATCGACACGTGGGGAGTCCGCGCGCGGGTCATGCTGGTGGCCGTGCTGCCGATGCTGGTGCTGGCCATCGTGCTCACGGCGTTCTACACCCGCTCGCGCGTCGCCGATCACGAGGAGGCGTATCGCGCCCGTGGCCAGGCCTTCGCCCGGCAGCTCGCGGCAGCGAGCGAGTACGCGCTGTTTTCGGGCAACCGCGACACGCTGCATCGCCTGGCAACGACGATGCTCGCCGAAGACGACGTGACCGGCGTGCTGATCGTCGACCGCGGCGGCGAAGTGCTGGCGCGCAGCGGCTACCTGGACGAGTCGCTGCCCGTGCTCTCCCAGCTGACGCCCTCGCGACGCCTGCTCGACACGCCGAAGACGCTGCGCATCATCGAGCCGGTCCTTCCCAGCACGGTTGATCTCGATGACGACCTGTCAGGACACTCGCCGGGCACCGCGCTGGCAGCCGCTCCGCCACCGATGCTGGGGGCGGTGGTGGTCGACATGTCGCGCGCACGCCTCGACGACCGCCAGCGCGAACTGCTGCTGACCGGAAGCGTTGCGATCGTGCTCGTGCTCGTGGGCAGCATGATGCTGGCCAATTACATGAGCCGGGGCGTGACCGGGCCGATCCGCCAGGTCGCGGTGACGGTGGAGCGCATCGGCAGGGGGCAGTTCTCCGCCCGTGTCCCGCCCGTCGGCGGCGGCACGCTGCGCACGCTGACGGATGGCGTGAACCAGATGGCGGCGCAGCTCGCGAGCGCTCATGACGACATGAGCCGCCAGATCGCAGACGCGACGGCGGAGCTGCGCGAGAGCAAGGACGAGGCGGAGCGGGCGACGCTGTCGAAGTCGCGCTTCCTGGCGGCGGCGAGCCATGACTTGCGCCAACCGATGCATGCGCTGGGCCTCTTCATCGCGGAACTCTCGCAGCACGAGCACGCAGCGGACGCGCACCGGCTCGTCGAGCGCATCGCCGCCTCTGCGGCGGCGATGGAGAACCTGCTCGACAGCCTGCTGGACATCTCGCGCCTCGACGCCAACGTGGTACAGCCCAATGTCCGCGCCTTCCCGCTGCAGCCCCTGCTCGACCGCATCGCGGCCGACGAGCGCCCCGGCGCCGACGCCCGCGACCTCGAGCTGAAGGCGCGACCGACGGATGCGTGGATCAGCAGCGACCCGGTGCTGTTCGAGCGCATCCTCAGCAACCTCGTGAGCAATGCGGTGCGCTACACGCGCAGGGGGCGCGTGCTGGTGGCGTGCCGCAGGCGCGGCGACCGGTTGCGCATCGAAGTGCGCGACAACGGCGTCGGCATCCCGGCGGAATCGCACGAGGCGATCTTCCAGGAGTTCGTGCAGCTGCATAACCCCGAGCGCTCCCGCGACAAGGGTCTGGGACTCGGTCTGCCGATCGTGCGGCGCCTGACCGAACTGCTCGGTCACCATCTGACGCTGCGCTCCAGCCCCGGACGGGGGTCGGTTTTCGCGATCGAAGCCCCGCTCGCACAGCCCGAGGCCACCCCGGTCGGCAGCGAGGCGGGACGCATGCCCGGCGATCTGGGCGGCTTGCACGTGGCCTTGGTGGACGACGATCCGCTGGCGCGTGGCAGCATGCAGAGCCTGCTCACGTCGTGGGGCTGCAAGGTCGCGGCGGCCGGCGACGCCGAATCGCTCGTCGATCAGCTCAACCGCGAGGGGGCCATTCCGGAACTGATCATCAGCGACTTCCGTCTGGACGGCAGCTGCAACGGCATCGAGGTGATCCGCAGTCTGCGTGCATGGCAGGGCGCGGACATTCCGGCAGTACTCGTGACGGGCGACACCGGGCCAGACACGCTGCGCCAAGCCCAGGAAGAAGGCCTGCCCCTGCTGCACAAGCCGGTGCGCCCGGCACGCCTGCGGGCCTTGTTGAATCGGCTGCCGGGAAGTCGGGACTAA
- a CDS encoding class I SAM-dependent methyltransferase, with translation MPPALKALFAQIAGWACALLLAGAGWLPPGIWPLAGTQALCATAAAAAMRSARWWLAIHAVFAPLLVVAGRAGIAPAWYLAAFALLLVVYWTSFRTQVPLYLSNRATIRALAALLAAERPVRVLDLGSGTGSLLRGLARLRPDCRFDGVEAAPAPWLLSRLLARTADRIAVRRGDFFAQSWAPYDVVYAFLSPVPMARVWSKAQQELTPGALVVSNSFPIPGRKPDEVVEVGDRRATRLYVYRVTDGRASK, from the coding sequence ATGCCGCCTGCGCTCAAAGCCCTGTTCGCCCAGATTGCCGGCTGGGCCTGCGCCCTGCTGCTCGCGGGCGCCGGATGGCTGCCACCGGGCATCTGGCCGCTGGCCGGGACGCAGGCGCTGTGCGCGACGGCCGCGGCGGCGGCGATGCGCAGCGCGCGCTGGTGGCTGGCGATCCATGCGGTGTTCGCGCCGTTGCTGGTCGTCGCCGGGCGGGCGGGCATCGCTCCGGCATGGTATCTCGCCGCCTTTGCGTTGCTGCTCGTCGTGTATTGGACGAGCTTCCGCACACAGGTGCCGCTCTACCTGTCGAACCGTGCAACCATTCGCGCGCTGGCAGCTCTGTTGGCCGCGGAGCGGCCGGTGCGCGTACTGGACCTGGGCAGCGGCACGGGCTCACTGCTGCGGGGGCTGGCGCGCCTGCGCCCGGACTGCCGCTTCGACGGCGTCGAGGCGGCTCCCGCGCCGTGGCTGCTGAGCCGCCTGCTCGCTCGCACGGCGGACCGGATTGCCGTGCGGCGCGGGGATTTCTTTGCGCAATCGTGGGCCCCCTATGACGTCGTCTATGCCTTCCTGTCGCCGGTTCCGATGGCGCGCGTGTGGAGCAAGGCGCAGCAGGAACTCACGCCCGGCGCGCTCGTCGTAAGCAACAGTTTTCCAATTCCCGGCCGTAAACCGGACGAGGTCGTGGAGGTCGGCGACAGGCGGGCGACGCGGCTGTACGTGTATCGGGTGACGGACGGGCGGGCATCGAAATAG
- a CDS encoding indolepyruvate ferredoxin oxidoreductase family protein, whose translation MAEADPNSRSSTARNVSLEDKYTQAAGRVYLTGYQALVRLLMIQKERDRAAGLNTAGFVSGYRGSPLGGLDQTLWKAQTHLFSHDIVFQPGVNEDLAATAVWGTQQVNLSPQAKYDGVFAMWYGKGPGVDRSGDVFRHANAAGTSPHGGVLVVAGDDHAAKSSTLPHQTDHFFKAMMMPVLAPAGVQEYIDFGVHGFALSRYSGCWVAFKALADTVETSASVDVDPRRVEVVIPTDFALPPDGLNIRWPDPPLVQEKRLLNYKLYAALAYCRANGLNRIMIDSPAPRLGIITCGKSYLDVRQALDELGIDEALAAEIGIRLYKVGMVWPLEAEGVRRFAEGLDEILVIEEKRQLLEYQLKEELYNWREDVRPRVVGKFDEKGEWAMIPQTGGGVDHGEWLLPAAGELTPAMIAQVIAGRVGRFFTSARIEARLTFLQKKEKALAERFFAIDRVPTFCPGCPHNTSTHVPEGSRAVAGIGCHYMATWMPERRTGTFTQMGGEGVPWVGQAPFTHEQHVFANLGDGTYFHSGLLAIRQAVAARVNITYKILFNDAVAMTGGQPLDGGLTVPKIVRQLQAEGVSNIVVVTDGTDRHYGPSDIPHVPVRHRDELDAVQRELRASPGVTALIYDQTCAAEKRRRRKRGAFPDPARRVFINEAVCEGCGDCGVQSNCMAVVPVETPFGRKRQIDQSACNKDYSCLKGFCPSFITIEGGRLRKGGAQAADGAWIATLPEPELPGTAAPFGILVTGVGGSGVVTIGALIGMGAHIDGKGVTVLDMTGLAQKGGSVFSHIRVADRPDDLHAVRIAAGEAQAVIGGDLVVTASVEALAKMAAGRTRAIVNTAETPTSEFARNPDWSFPIERMERAIREAVGDSPAQPAADFIDAQRMATALMGDAIATNAFLLGYAWQKGMVPVTRAALLKAIELNAVAVAMNAQAFEWGRRAAVAPEAIARALAPAKVVPIRPETLDGLITMHEETLTAYQDAAYAGRYRHFVERVREAETRIAGSGATLRLTDAVARNYFKLMTYKDEYEVARLYTDPAFWERVEASFEGDYEVRFHLAPPLLARPDPNTGKLRKKAYGPRMLMAFRWLARLRHLRGTAWDVFGYSAERRAERALIVQYERDVLELLETLSFLRLPAAVEIAKLSEQIRGYGHVKAHNMEQVAARRAELLAAWREPVGEGHAGASAAA comes from the coding sequence ATGGCCGAAGCCGATCCGAACAGTCGTTCATCGACAGCGAGGAACGTCAGCCTCGAGGACAAGTACACGCAGGCGGCGGGACGCGTGTACCTCACGGGGTACCAGGCGCTGGTGCGCCTGCTGATGATCCAGAAGGAGCGCGACCGGGCGGCGGGGCTGAATACCGCCGGCTTCGTGTCGGGCTACCGCGGCTCCCCGCTGGGCGGGCTCGACCAGACGCTGTGGAAGGCGCAGACGCATCTTTTCAGCCACGACATCGTGTTCCAGCCGGGCGTGAACGAGGATCTCGCGGCCACCGCGGTGTGGGGCACGCAGCAGGTCAATCTGTCGCCGCAGGCGAAGTACGACGGCGTGTTCGCGATGTGGTACGGCAAGGGGCCGGGCGTCGATCGCAGCGGCGACGTGTTCCGCCACGCGAATGCGGCCGGGACCTCGCCGCATGGCGGCGTGCTGGTGGTGGCGGGCGACGACCACGCGGCGAAATCCTCGACCTTGCCGCACCAGACGGATCATTTCTTCAAGGCCATGATGATGCCGGTGCTGGCACCGGCGGGCGTGCAGGAGTACATCGACTTCGGCGTGCATGGCTTCGCGCTGTCGCGCTATTCGGGCTGCTGGGTGGCGTTCAAAGCGCTCGCCGACACGGTGGAAACCTCGGCGTCGGTGGATGTGGATCCGCGCCGCGTGGAGGTCGTGATCCCGACCGACTTCGCGCTGCCGCCCGACGGGCTCAACATCCGCTGGCCGGATCCGCCGCTGGTGCAGGAGAAGCGCCTGCTGAACTACAAGCTGTACGCGGCGCTGGCGTACTGCCGGGCCAACGGGCTCAACCGCATCATGATCGACTCGCCGGCGCCGCGACTGGGGATCATTACCTGCGGCAAGTCCTATCTCGACGTGCGCCAGGCGCTCGACGAACTCGGCATCGACGAAGCGCTCGCGGCCGAGATCGGCATCCGCCTGTACAAGGTAGGCATGGTGTGGCCGCTGGAGGCCGAGGGGGTACGCCGCTTCGCGGAGGGGTTGGACGAGATCCTCGTGATCGAGGAGAAGCGCCAGCTGCTGGAGTACCAGTTGAAGGAGGAGCTGTACAACTGGCGTGAGGATGTCCGCCCGCGCGTGGTCGGGAAGTTCGACGAGAAGGGCGAGTGGGCGATGATCCCGCAGACAGGCGGGGGCGTGGATCACGGCGAATGGCTGCTGCCGGCGGCCGGCGAGCTGACGCCGGCGATGATTGCGCAGGTGATCGCGGGCCGCGTCGGGCGCTTCTTCACGTCGGCACGCATCGAGGCGCGGCTCACCTTCCTGCAGAAAAAGGAGAAGGCGCTGGCCGAACGCTTCTTTGCGATCGACCGCGTGCCGACCTTCTGCCCGGGCTGTCCGCACAACACGTCGACGCACGTGCCGGAGGGCAGTCGCGCGGTGGCCGGCATCGGCTGCCACTACATGGCGACGTGGATGCCGGAACGGCGCACCGGCACGTTCACGCAGATGGGCGGCGAGGGCGTACCGTGGGTCGGGCAGGCACCGTTCACGCACGAACAGCATGTATTCGCGAACCTCGGTGACGGCACCTATTTCCATTCGGGCCTGCTGGCGATCCGCCAGGCGGTCGCGGCGCGGGTGAACATCACCTACAAGATCCTGTTCAACGACGCGGTGGCGATGACGGGCGGGCAGCCGCTGGACGGCGGGCTGACGGTGCCGAAGATCGTGCGCCAGCTGCAGGCCGAGGGTGTGAGCAACATCGTCGTCGTGACCGACGGCACCGATCGCCATTACGGTCCGTCGGACATCCCGCACGTCCCGGTGCGGCATCGTGACGAGCTGGACGCGGTGCAGCGCGAGCTGCGCGCGTCGCCGGGCGTCACGGCGCTGATCTATGACCAGACCTGCGCGGCCGAGAAGCGCCGGCGCAGGAAGCGCGGCGCGTTCCCCGATCCGGCGCGGCGCGTGTTCATCAACGAGGCGGTGTGCGAGGGCTGCGGGGATTGCGGCGTGCAGTCGAATTGCATGGCAGTGGTGCCGGTGGAGACACCGTTCGGGCGCAAGCGTCAGATCGACCAGTCGGCATGCAACAAGGATTACTCGTGCCTCAAGGGCTTCTGCCCGAGCTTCATCACGATCGAGGGCGGGCGTTTGCGCAAGGGCGGCGCGCAGGCGGCCGACGGCGCGTGGATCGCCACGCTGCCCGAACCGGAGCTACCGGGGACGGCCGCCCCCTTCGGCATCCTCGTGACCGGCGTGGGCGGATCGGGGGTCGTGACGATCGGCGCGCTGATCGGGATGGGTGCGCACATCGACGGCAAGGGCGTGACCGTGCTGGACATGACCGGGCTCGCGCAGAAGGGCGGCTCGGTGTTCAGCCACATCCGCGTCGCGGATCGCCCCGACGACCTGCACGCGGTGCGCATCGCGGCGGGCGAGGCGCAGGCGGTGATCGGCGGAGATCTCGTCGTCACGGCGAGCGTCGAGGCCCTGGCGAAGATGGCGGCCGGACGTACGCGCGCGATCGTGAATACGGCGGAGACGCCGACGTCGGAGTTCGCGCGCAATCCCGACTGGAGTTTCCCGATCGAGCGCATGGAGCGAGCGATCCGCGAGGCGGTCGGCGACAGTCCGGCACAGCCGGCGGCCGATTTCATCGACGCGCAGCGGATGGCGACGGCGCTGATGGGCGACGCCATCGCAACCAACGCCTTTCTGCTCGGTTACGCGTGGCAGAAGGGCATGGTGCCGGTGACGCGCGCGGCGCTGCTGAAGGCGATCGAGCTCAATGCGGTGGCGGTCGCGATGAACGCGCAGGCCTTCGAGTGGGGGCGGCGCGCGGCGGTCGCGCCCGAGGCGATTGCGCGGGCGCTGGCACCCGCGAAGGTCGTTCCGATCCGGCCGGAGACGCTCGACGGGCTGATCACGATGCATGAGGAGACGCTGACGGCGTACCAGGATGCGGCTTACGCGGGCCGATACCGCCATTTCGTCGAACGGGTCAGGGAAGCGGAGACGCGCATTGCCGGGAGCGGCGCGACGCTGCGACTCACGGACGCGGTGGCGCGCAACTATTTCAAGTTGATGACCTACAAGGACGAGTACGAAGTCGCGCGGCTATACACCGATCCGGCCTTCTGGGAGCGCGTCGAGGCGAGCTTCGAAGGGGACTACGAGGTGCGCTTCCATCTCGCGCCCCCGCTGCTCGCGCGCCCGGATCCGAACACGGGGAAGCTGCGCAAGAAGGCCTACGGCCCGCGCATGCTGATGGCGTTCCGCTGGCTCGCGCGGCTGCGGCACCTGCGCGGTACGGCCTGGGACGTCTTCGGCTACAGCGCGGAACGACGTGCCGAGCGGGCGCTGATCGTGCAGTACGAGCGCGACGTCCTCGAGTTGCTGGAGACGCTGTCCTTCCTGCGCCTGCCCGCGGCGGTCGAGATCGCGAAGCTGTCCGAGCAGATCCGCGGCTATGGTCACGTCAAGGCACACAACATGGAGCAGGTCGCGGCAAGGCGAGCGGAACTGCTGGCAGCCTGGCGCGAGCCCGTCGGCGAGGGGCATGCGGGCGCCTCCGCGGCGGCCTAA